A portion of the Marinobacter alexandrii genome contains these proteins:
- a CDS encoding DUF4105 domain-containing protein yields MRFLLIGLLFFLCFTAKSQIQLSEEAEIAVVTLGPYQGEPWSAFGHNGFRVVDPTLGIDWFYDYGLYDFEQENFFLNFAKGLLKYRVGVREWERSFRLHKYLKRYIKLQYLNLNLEEKQKLFDFLQNNAKPENAEYLYHYVYDNCATKIRDVVEENFPRRIEFDLSYKVEEKTFRQLMDDYLGQQAWGDFGIDLGLGLQVDQEASAEEYMFLPPYVYRAFDGGTMKRNGEILPLVRESVDAYIPKEPSSLSVWMTPFNFFVILFFIAGLITHRNLKSGRRTKWIDALLFGFAGFVGLWVVYLWFGTEHMSKNNLNILWAIPFHLPLIFFIGRERFRNFFRTYFKVLAYWYCGLLLVWAILPQPLHQALVPFVLTLVLRSFYISYDLKK; encoded by the coding sequence ATGAGATTCTTATTGATAGGCCTGCTATTTTTTCTTTGCTTCACAGCAAAATCTCAAATCCAACTTTCTGAGGAGGCTGAAATAGCTGTTGTTACCTTAGGTCCATACCAAGGGGAGCCATGGTCTGCTTTTGGTCATAATGGATTCCGAGTGGTAGACCCTACGTTAGGCATAGATTGGTTTTATGACTATGGTTTATATGACTTTGAGCAAGAAAATTTCTTTTTGAACTTTGCGAAAGGTCTCTTAAAGTACAGAGTTGGAGTTAGGGAATGGGAGCGTTCATTCCGTCTACATAAATACTTGAAACGATATATAAAGCTTCAATATCTGAATTTAAACCTCGAAGAGAAGCAGAAACTGTTTGATTTTTTGCAGAATAATGCGAAACCTGAGAATGCTGAGTATCTCTATCATTATGTCTATGATAATTGTGCTACGAAAATCAGGGATGTGGTAGAGGAAAATTTTCCAAGACGTATTGAATTTGATCTTAGCTATAAAGTAGAAGAGAAGACTTTTCGTCAATTGATGGACGATTATCTTGGTCAACAGGCTTGGGGCGATTTTGGAATAGATCTAGGTCTTGGCCTACAAGTAGATCAGGAGGCATCAGCAGAGGAATATATGTTTTTACCTCCCTATGTATATCGAGCTTTTGATGGCGGAACAATGAAGAGAAATGGAGAAATCTTACCTCTTGTGAGAGAATCTGTTGACGCATATATACCAAAAGAGCCAAGCTCTTTGTCAGTGTGGATGACGCCATTCAATTTTTTTGTTATTCTTTTCTTTATAGCAGGCTTAATTACACATAGAAACTTAAAATCAGGTAGGCGCACTAAATGGATAGATGCTTTGCTTTTTGGCTTTGCTGGATTTGTAGGGTTATGGGTAGTTTATCTATGGTTTGGAACAGAGCATATGTCTAAAAATAACCTAAATATTCTGTGGGCAATACCCTTTCATCTACCATTAATCTTCTTTATTGGAAGGGAAAGATTTAGAAACTTTTTTCGAACCTACTTCAAGGTACTTGCTTATTGGTATTGCGGTCTGTTATTAGTCTGGGCGATTTTACCTCAACCACTGCATCAGGCTTTGGTACCTTTTGTACTTACACTGGTATTGAGGAGCTTTTACATTAGCTATGATTTAAAAAAGTAA
- a CDS encoding T9SS type A sorting domain-containing protein, translated as MNLNYSFLKPLVLLGFLILFPSVLMCQNFGLGATRLDLIGEEDNSTILEIGFTHYGNSVNAASVEVSFSIVNSEDSIFLGKASYQVPDMENYRSERQSFVVSLNGKISNGTNYIIALIDPENKLIESNENDNDFTYSFVYSETDFPKSYDTVYYDQKFYKEDNSVSELIMTKNIGDFDGDGVDDLALLYTDSVEVYTNAFCKKLVFQIDRADNFFNTIQSGLFNNDNYSDIIISVNNNKVAGSDYLYLIHGGKDKASEKGADSIIFFNHHIGFQVVGDVNGDGKDDLGIALKDDVLRSSADLQILYGGSFSSSLTVSSSSRLLLAPRFHKIGDLNGDGIDDFAFTEISSDYVDIHYGSINKESFTPDKTIEGSFNSRLGYNIISGQFSNDKVDDLIIIPANFESSYSALLVRGGSIPEVVDSIKLPSYPFGDFTGPNKLGLSTYAFSITDTDSNGYDEFMISSLKGQGVYESNALQVDGSSFEQDKINAKILKGPFKWLGFLSPNTGITRTLSNAVGDFDGNGSIEVLFHVSRPFLDPINIFIYSLGQGIFNQSLCSKLPLNIIESNMEKEIPKLFPNPASDYVNINNFSNGKWSILDHTGRIILQGDTSTIFIGNLSPGIYIMRQDSHFIRFLKK; from the coding sequence ATGAATTTGAATTATTCATTCTTAAAACCTTTAGTCCTACTTGGCTTTCTCATTCTTTTTCCAAGTGTGTTAATGTGTCAAAATTTTGGACTTGGTGCAACAAGATTAGACCTTATTGGAGAAGAAGACAATTCCACAATTTTAGAAATTGGCTTTACTCACTATGGAAATTCAGTTAATGCTGCTTCTGTAGAAGTATCATTTTCGATTGTAAATAGCGAAGATTCTATCTTTTTGGGTAAAGCGAGCTATCAAGTTCCAGATATGGAAAATTATCGTTCAGAAAGACAAAGTTTTGTTGTTTCATTGAATGGTAAAATTAGCAATGGAACCAATTACATTATAGCATTAATCGATCCTGAAAACAAACTAATTGAATCAAACGAGAATGATAATGATTTCACTTATTCTTTCGTCTATTCTGAGACCGATTTTCCTAAATCCTATGATACAGTTTACTACGATCAGAAATTCTATAAAGAAGATAATTCTGTTTCAGAATTAATAATGACAAAAAATATTGGTGATTTCGATGGAGATGGCGTTGACGATTTAGCTCTTTTGTATACTGATTCTGTCGAAGTTTACACTAATGCTTTTTGTAAGAAGCTTGTCTTCCAAATTGACAGGGCTGATAATTTTTTTAATACAATCCAATCCGGATTATTCAATAATGATAATTATTCGGATATTATTATTTCTGTAAATAACAATAAGGTAGCAGGATCAGATTATCTTTATTTGATTCATGGTGGTAAAGATAAAGCAAGTGAAAAGGGAGCGGATAGCATCATTTTTTTTAATCATCACATCGGATTCCAAGTTGTTGGGGATGTTAATGGTGACGGAAAAGATGACCTTGGCATAGCTTTAAAGGATGACGTTTTAAGGAGTTCGGCAGATTTGCAGATTCTTTATGGGGGTTCGTTTTCTAGTTCACTAACTGTATCATCCTCTTCTCGCTTATTGCTGGCTCCTAGATTCCATAAGATTGGAGATTTAAATGGAGATGGTATTGATGATTTTGCCTTTACTGAAATCAGTAGCGATTACGTAGATATTCATTACGGTTCGATAAACAAAGAGTCTTTTACTCCTGACAAAACAATTGAAGGAAGTTTTAATTCTAGACTTGGTTATAATATAATTTCCGGCCAGTTCTCTAATGATAAGGTTGATGATTTAATCATCATACCAGCCAATTTTGAATCATCATATTCTGCTCTTCTGGTTAGAGGTGGTTCCATTCCTGAAGTTGTAGATTCAATAAAACTTCCAAGTTATCCTTTTGGAGATTTTACAGGACCCAATAAATTAGGCCTTAGTACTTACGCATTTTCAATTACTGATACTGATTCCAATGGTTATGATGAATTTATGATATCATCGCTTAAAGGACAGGGAGTTTATGAATCAAATGCTCTTCAAGTTGATGGTTCAAGTTTTGAGCAAGATAAGATTAACGCTAAAATCCTCAAGGGTCCTTTCAAGTGGTTAGGTTTTTTGAGTCCAAATACTGGCATCACTAGAACATTAAGCAATGCAGTAGGAGATTTTGATGGAAATGGATCAATAGAAGTCTTATTTCATGTGTCACGCCCTTTTCTTGACCCGATTAATATATTTATTTATTCTCTGGGGCAAGGGATTTTTAACCAAAGTCTTTGTAGCAAACTCCCACTTAATATTATTGAAAGTAATATGGAGAAAGAGATACCCAAGCTTTTCCCTAATCCTGCATCGGATTATGTCAATATTAATAATTTTTCTAATGGTAAATGGTCCATCTTAGATCATACAGGGAGGATAATTCTTCAAGGTGATACTTCAACAATATTCATTGGTAATCTTAGTCCAGGTATTTATATAATGCGTCAAGATAGTCACTTCATTCGTTTCTTGAAAAAATGA
- a CDS encoding carboxypeptidase-like regulatory domain-containing protein has product MRIIILSLIFIAFTIPTFSQSSIQGKVVDAETNEPIPFANVFFSGTLVGTTTDVDGNFSLDFFSEGKYDLIIKFVGYQEYFRQVDSSEEIPFLDVTLNQEVIELKEVYVNADTSGWENNYPSFKDLFLGRTENASKVEIANPRDIFLYYDAVDNGLFAHSRKEIVIENKALGYRMNYIMKDFQMHYRTGEFGSFGVPRFEELESRGKARMKRWKKERKRAYLGSFNHFLNSLISNTFSEEGFIVQELHMIPNKKRPSQELIDQKLSLFRGELRSTGSVSLSIGGNTSNMDSIRLWSRLNRLPALIDSLGVKYTKNDDLVELGKVINYKGYLRIIYTKEPEENNYSLTRPGGGVDNKQTSTVLFREPLKVYKNGYYDVGKVIFLGYFGWSSKIAEMLPLGYQPESE; this is encoded by the coding sequence ATGAGGATAATTATTCTTTCCCTAATTTTTATAGCTTTTACTATTCCTACATTCTCACAATCCTCTATACAAGGGAAGGTTGTAGATGCCGAGACAAATGAGCCAATCCCGTTTGCGAATGTGTTTTTTTCCGGGACGCTAGTCGGAACGACTACAGATGTTGATGGTAACTTTTCTTTGGACTTCTTTTCAGAAGGCAAGTATGATTTAATAATCAAGTTCGTTGGTTATCAAGAATACTTTAGGCAGGTTGATTCTTCTGAAGAAATTCCATTTCTTGATGTGACTTTAAACCAAGAAGTGATTGAGCTTAAAGAGGTTTATGTAAATGCAGATACTTCTGGATGGGAAAACAACTATCCATCTTTCAAAGATCTGTTTCTAGGAAGAACGGAAAATGCTTCTAAAGTAGAAATAGCTAATCCCAGAGATATTTTTTTGTATTATGATGCTGTTGACAATGGATTGTTCGCGCATTCCAGAAAGGAGATAGTCATTGAAAATAAAGCGTTAGGCTATAGAATGAACTACATCATGAAAGACTTTCAGATGCACTATCGAACAGGTGAGTTTGGCTCTTTTGGAGTTCCAAGATTTGAAGAATTGGAATCGAGAGGAAAGGCGCGAATGAAGAGATGGAAAAAAGAAAGGAAACGAGCATACCTTGGATCGTTTAATCATTTTTTGAATTCATTGATTTCCAATACGTTTTCTGAAGAAGGTTTTATTGTACAGGAGCTACATATGATCCCGAATAAAAAGAGACCTTCTCAAGAGCTAATTGATCAAAAATTATCTCTCTTCAGAGGTGAACTAAGATCAACTGGATCTGTGAGTCTAAGCATTGGGGGAAATACTTCCAATATGGATAGTATTCGTCTTTGGAGTCGGTTAAATAGGCTTCCTGCTTTAATTGATAGTCTTGGTGTTAAATACACTAAAAACGATGATTTAGTAGAGCTTGGAAAAGTTATCAATTACAAGGGATACTTACGTATTATCTATACAAAAGAACCTGAGGAGAATAATTATTCCTTGACTAGGCCTGGGGGTGGGGTGGATAATAAACAGACTTCAACAGTTCTTTTTAGGGAACCGTTGAAAGTCTATAAGAATGGCTATTACGATGTTGGTAAAGTGATTTTCTTGGGCTATTTTGGATGGTCTTCCAAAATTGCAGAAATGTTGCCTTTAGGATATCAGCCAGAGTCAGAGTGA
- a CDS encoding radical SAM/SPASM domain-containing protein, translating into MLVNLHDSISLASKLTPKRISNAWKIWRSYQQSQRSGKAAITGLPISMAIEPTTACNLRCPECPSGLRSFTRPTGKLDTQLFEKIINEVSDHLIYLTFYFQGEPYLNPQFLDMVKIANDHKIYTTTSTNAHFLNDENAKKTVESGLNRLIISIDGASQETYESYRKEGDLTKVLEGTKNILKWRKELKAKSPKVVWQFLVVKPNEHEIPKIKKLAKEYDVDKVAFKTAQIYDYQNGSDLIPSIEKYSRYRENEDGTYSIKNELENKCWKMWQSCVITWDGQVIPCCFDKDASHSMGSISDKNFLNIWHSQSYQNFRKALLTSRSEIEICKNCTEGLKVWA; encoded by the coding sequence ATGTTGGTCAATCTCCACGATAGCATCTCACTGGCTTCAAAGCTAACCCCAAAAAGGATATCTAATGCCTGGAAGATTTGGAGGAGCTATCAACAATCCCAACGATCAGGAAAAGCTGCAATCACCGGTCTTCCCATAAGCATGGCTATTGAACCAACTACCGCTTGCAACCTAAGATGTCCTGAGTGCCCTAGTGGCTTGCGATCGTTCACACGACCAACAGGAAAACTTGATACGCAGCTTTTTGAGAAAATCATAAATGAAGTAAGTGATCATTTGATTTATTTGACTTTTTATTTTCAGGGAGAACCTTATCTCAATCCTCAATTCCTTGACATGGTCAAAATTGCCAATGATCACAAGATCTATACAACCACCTCCACAAACGCGCATTTTCTAAATGATGAGAACGCGAAAAAGACTGTTGAATCAGGACTCAATAGGTTGATTATTTCTATTGATGGTGCTTCTCAGGAAACCTATGAATCTTATAGAAAAGAAGGTGATCTAACCAAAGTACTAGAAGGCACAAAAAATATTTTAAAATGGAGAAAAGAGCTAAAGGCAAAAAGCCCCAAGGTAGTATGGCAATTTTTAGTGGTTAAGCCTAATGAACATGAAATTCCTAAAATCAAGAAACTAGCGAAAGAATACGACGTAGATAAAGTTGCTTTCAAGACAGCTCAGATTTATGACTACCAAAATGGCAGTGATTTGATTCCCAGTATTGAGAAGTATTCTCGATATAGGGAAAATGAGGATGGTACATATTCCATTAAAAACGAACTAGAAAATAAATGTTGGAAGATGTGGCAATCATGCGTAATCACATGGGATGGACAGGTTATCCCTTGCTGTTTCGACAAAGATGCAAGTCATAGCATGGGAAGTATTTCAGATAAAAATTTTCTCAATATCTGGCATTCTCAATCATATCAAAACTTTAGAAAAGCGTTACTTACCTCCCGCTCTGAAATAGAAATCTGCAAAAACTGCACGGAAGGGCTGAAGGTTTGGGCATGA
- a CDS encoding DUF427 domain-containing protein, with translation MKATWNGEVIAESDETVVVEGNHYFPPSSIKQDFFKETETHSVCPWKGTASYYTLAVNGEENADAAWYYPETSELAKNIKGYVAFWKGVQVG, from the coding sequence ATGAAAGCAACATGGAATGGCGAAGTAATCGCTGAAAGTGATGAAACAGTAGTAGTAGAAGGAAATCATTATTTCCCTCCTTCATCAATCAAGCAAGATTTTTTCAAAGAAACGGAGACACATAGTGTTTGCCCATGGAAAGGAACTGCCAGCTACTACACATTAGCAGTGAACGGTGAAGAAAACGCAGATGCTGCATGGTACTACCCGGAAACAAGCGAACTAGCCAAAAATATTAAAGGGTATGTAGCTTTCTGGAAAGGGGTTCAGGTCGGTTAA
- a CDS encoding dehydrogenase E1 component subunit alpha/beta translates to MKFDRKGRTNEELLAIHEALVTPRLIEEKMLILLRQGKISKWFSGIGQEAISVGAALALEKEEYILPMHRNLGVFTSRGVPFQRLFSQFQGKINGFTNGRDRSFHFGTQEYNIVGMISHLGPQMGIADGIALSHLLKKEEKVSLVFTGDGGTSQGDFHEAVNVASVWKLPVIFVIENNGYGLSTPSREQFNFDSFTVKGPAYGMEAYSVEGNSILEVLNELEPLIEDIRKNPRPIIFEAKTFRMRGHEEASGTKYVPKELMEQWAKKDPVKSFESFLIKEKVCTNDQIAEIRKSIQKEISDAVKEAFAEDSITADTDNEIDNVYFPYEQKVIDPKGKETEKRLVDAISDGLKQSLEKHDELIVMGQDIADYGGVFKITEGFMEQFGKERIRNTPLCEAAIVGTGLGLSIAGMKAVVEMQFADFVTEGFNQIVNNLAKIHYRWGQNADVVVRMPTGAGVGAGPFHSQSNEAWFFHTPGLKIVYPSNPHDAKGLLAAAIEDPNPYLYFEHKALYRSLSGNVPDAYYTTEVGKAVVNKEGSDLSIITYGMGVHWANQIADELEASIEIVDLRTLLPWDKEAVRASVQKTGRVLVLHEDCLTGGIGAEISAWISEHWFESLDAPVMREASLDTPVPFAADLERNFLANSRLKEKIEALANY, encoded by the coding sequence ATGAAATTTGATAGAAAAGGCCGTACCAACGAAGAGCTTCTAGCAATCCATGAAGCTTTAGTAACTCCTAGACTGATTGAGGAGAAAATGTTAATTCTCCTTCGTCAAGGTAAAATCAGTAAATGGTTCTCCGGAATAGGCCAAGAAGCAATTTCGGTTGGTGCAGCTCTAGCTCTGGAAAAAGAAGAATACATCCTTCCCATGCACAGAAACCTGGGAGTATTCACGTCCAGAGGAGTTCCCTTTCAAAGACTGTTCTCACAATTTCAAGGAAAGATCAACGGGTTTACCAATGGGCGAGATCGTAGTTTCCACTTTGGAACTCAAGAATACAACATTGTAGGAATGATCTCCCATCTAGGCCCACAAATGGGAATCGCAGATGGAATTGCCTTGTCTCATCTTCTCAAGAAAGAAGAAAAAGTAAGTCTTGTTTTTACTGGAGATGGCGGTACCAGTCAAGGAGATTTTCATGAAGCAGTAAATGTGGCTTCTGTTTGGAAACTCCCTGTAATATTCGTCATTGAAAATAATGGGTATGGTCTTTCTACACCCAGCAGAGAACAATTCAACTTTGATTCCTTTACTGTGAAGGGCCCTGCCTATGGTATGGAAGCATATAGCGTGGAAGGCAACTCTATTCTGGAAGTTTTGAATGAATTAGAGCCACTCATAGAAGATATTAGAAAAAATCCCCGGCCGATCATTTTTGAAGCAAAAACATTCAGGATGAGAGGCCATGAAGAAGCTTCAGGAACAAAGTATGTGCCTAAAGAACTCATGGAGCAATGGGCAAAAAAAGATCCAGTAAAGTCATTCGAAAGCTTCTTAATTAAGGAGAAAGTTTGCACCAATGATCAAATAGCTGAGATCAGAAAGTCCATCCAAAAAGAAATAAGTGATGCTGTCAAAGAAGCCTTCGCCGAAGATTCTATAACGGCAGATACAGATAATGAAATCGATAATGTCTATTTTCCATATGAGCAGAAGGTTATAGATCCAAAAGGAAAGGAAACCGAGAAGCGTCTCGTAGATGCCATTTCAGATGGGTTAAAACAGTCGCTCGAAAAGCATGATGAACTTATTGTAATGGGTCAGGACATTGCGGATTATGGTGGTGTTTTCAAAATTACTGAAGGCTTCATGGAGCAATTTGGTAAAGAGAGAATTCGAAACACACCTCTTTGCGAAGCTGCTATTGTTGGTACAGGGCTAGGTTTAAGTATCGCGGGTATGAAAGCAGTGGTAGAAATGCAATTTGCAGATTTCGTTACCGAAGGCTTCAATCAGATTGTAAACAACTTGGCAAAGATTCACTATCGCTGGGGCCAAAATGCAGATGTAGTTGTGCGTATGCCAACAGGAGCAGGAGTAGGGGCAGGGCCGTTTCACTCACAATCAAATGAAGCTTGGTTTTTCCATACACCGGGGTTAAAAATTGTCTACCCATCAAATCCACATGATGCTAAAGGATTATTAGCAGCTGCCATAGAAGATCCTAACCCTTACTTATATTTTGAGCACAAAGCTCTTTACAGATCCTTATCAGGCAATGTCCCAGATGCTTATTATACTACTGAAGTAGGAAAAGCTGTTGTAAACAAAGAAGGATCAGATTTATCCATAATCACTTATGGAATGGGGGTTCATTGGGCGAATCAAATTGCTGATGAATTGGAAGCGTCCATAGAAATCGTTGACTTGAGAACTTTACTTCCGTGGGATAAAGAAGCTGTAAGAGCATCTGTTCAAAAAACTGGTAGAGTTCTCGTTCTTCATGAAGATTGTCTCACTGGGGGTATTGGAGCAGAAATATCAGCTTGGATTTCAGAACATTGGTTTGAGTCTCTGGATGCTCCTGTTATGCGAGAAGCCAGCTTGGATACTCCCGTTCCATTTGCTGCTGATTTAGAGAGAAACTTTTTAGCCAATTCTAGACTAAAAGAAAAAATTGAGGCTTTAGCTAACTACTAA
- a CDS encoding HAMP domain-containing sensor histidine kinase: MQRESTFIVISLYVVQALLALIIILILRRFYKEYQNKYFEYWSWSWLAMIVNMLGSGLALRNVFVYPAEHPFRLAVSIITIAAGITQVVWLYAGSYELSLRKRLNQRIIIILSILSVPIAFILVFSYLKIPEAVNQRIFFRVGIKALFSAIAFIASSILIVRLWKIGIGVKFIAIAFLLYGLEQLNYFISSVEFFTNINSPVNFPYYLGIYDLFFHSMMGMGMIISMLEFERYGLKKANKELDTFLYHSSHDLRAPLTTISGIISAIKTTKDESTIKEFLDAAEARIAQADNVIRDIITLRRGQKTDVEIREIDLKKEIQQQFDLLLAPNSKAPILSISEIGSSKIHNDPIRLHTVLINIISNAIKYHDYSKKHPSIDISLCQIEGGVKLKIEDNGPGIDKKHLSKIFDMFYRANQSSTGTGLGLYLVKDALDKMKGSIKVTSEKGIGTTFDIFIRDLA, encoded by the coding sequence ATGCAAAGAGAATCTACATTCATTGTCATTTCTCTCTATGTCGTTCAGGCTCTTTTGGCCCTTATTATCATATTAATATTAAGGAGATTTTATAAAGAGTACCAAAACAAGTACTTCGAATATTGGTCATGGAGCTGGTTGGCAATGATTGTAAATATGCTAGGTTCAGGCCTAGCGTTAAGAAATGTATTCGTTTATCCCGCCGAACACCCCTTTAGACTCGCTGTTTCAATTATCACAATTGCTGCAGGAATTACCCAGGTAGTTTGGCTTTATGCTGGCTCATATGAGTTAAGTCTAAGGAAGCGGCTAAATCAGCGCATTATAATAATATTGAGTATACTATCCGTGCCAATTGCATTTATACTCGTATTCTCCTATTTAAAGATACCGGAAGCTGTCAATCAACGCATTTTTTTTAGAGTAGGAATCAAAGCCCTATTTTCTGCAATTGCTTTTATAGCATCCTCAATACTTATTGTTCGTCTATGGAAAATCGGTATCGGTGTTAAATTCATTGCCATAGCTTTCCTTTTATATGGATTAGAGCAACTCAACTATTTCATTTCATCTGTAGAGTTCTTCACAAATATTAACTCACCAGTTAATTTTCCATATTATCTGGGTATCTACGATCTCTTTTTTCATTCAATGATGGGTATGGGCATGATTATAAGCATGCTTGAGTTTGAAAGGTATGGATTAAAAAAAGCTAATAAAGAACTAGATACCTTTCTATACCATTCATCCCATGACTTAAGAGCTCCATTGACCACCATATCTGGAATTATTTCAGCCATAAAAACTACCAAAGATGAATCCACCATCAAGGAATTTTTAGATGCAGCAGAAGCTAGGATAGCTCAAGCAGATAATGTTATCAGGGATATAATAACACTAAGAAGGGGACAGAAAACTGATGTAGAGATCAGGGAAATTGACTTAAAAAAGGAAATTCAACAGCAATTTGATTTACTACTTGCTCCCAATTCCAAGGCCCCCATTCTTTCAATTTCAGAAATAGGATCATCCAAAATTCATAATGACCCTATAAGACTCCACACAGTACTCATTAACATTATTTCAAACGCAATCAAGTACCATGATTATTCAAAAAAACACCCTAGCATTGACATCTCACTTTGTCAGATAGAGGGTGGAGTAAAATTGAAAATAGAAGACAATGGACCTGGAATTGATAAAAAGCACCTTTCCAAGATTTTCGATATGTTTTACAGAGCAAACCAATCATCTACAGGAACTGGACTAGGTCTTTACTTAGTAAAAGATGCATTGGACAAAATGAAAGGATCCATTAAAGTAACGTCCGAAAAAGGTATCGGCACGACATTCGATATTTTCATTAGAGATTTAGCCTGA
- a CDS encoding porin family protein: MKKFLFSLLILLSIGSMAQVKLGLKLAPVISSNRAKNDAQTVENDGSKLKFSVGLIADKTLSDTYFLSSGLMYLPKQVAFRNADGTVEEEYTIQYLQLPVTLKLFTNELAPDFKAYLQVGSGLEIKVFDEPGDPSFVTVEKFTPIDIPVILGAGIEYRAGINTTLFGGFSYQRGLVNVVNEAATGFGDLQLRSTIFSIDLGVKF; encoded by the coding sequence ATGAAGAAGTTTCTTTTCTCTCTCCTTATACTTTTATCAATTGGTTCAATGGCTCAAGTAAAATTGGGATTGAAATTAGCTCCCGTTATATCTTCCAACAGAGCCAAGAATGATGCTCAAACCGTTGAAAATGACGGCTCGAAACTGAAGTTTTCCGTTGGGCTTATAGCTGATAAAACCCTATCTGACACCTACTTCCTTAGTTCCGGGTTAATGTACCTACCAAAGCAGGTAGCTTTTCGAAATGCTGATGGAACGGTAGAGGAAGAATATACAATTCAATATTTACAGCTGCCCGTTACGCTAAAGCTTTTCACCAATGAGCTTGCTCCGGATTTTAAAGCTTATCTGCAAGTCGGCTCTGGGTTAGAAATTAAAGTATTTGATGAGCCAGGAGATCCATCTTTCGTTACTGTTGAAAAATTTACCCCTATTGATATTCCTGTAATACTGGGTGCGGGGATTGAATACAGAGCAGGGATAAATACAACCCTGTTTGGTGGCTTCTCTTATCAACGTGGACTCGTGAATGTAGTCAATGAAGCAGCTACTGGATTTGGAGACCTGCAGCTGCGCAGTACCATTTTTTCTATTGATCTTGGGGTGAAGTTTTAG